From the genome of Astatotilapia calliptera chromosome 3, fAstCal1.2, whole genome shotgun sequence:
TTTAATCTTGTGCTCGGCTTTCTTAATCGCACCTGTTCAAGGTAAACCGATGTTTTACTTAAACTCTGCTTTCAGCTTAAAgctaaaatgtaacttttttgaaATTTGGATCAAACTGAATTCACTGTTAGAACTTTGTCTGTTATATGCGGCGCTGATGGCAGCCGTCAGTGAGTGTGTGACGATCCATAGCAGACACTGATAATGACCTTTTTCTGTTCAGTTCAGCGACCGTATCTTCACACATATGACGTGTGATCGTAGTCAAATGTTATCGGAAGCGATGGTTGCGATGTGTGCATTTTCATATTTAAGGAagactttgcagttaaactatTCTCAGCAATGCTGCAAACTCTGACATGATACCAAGCAAATGCAGTATTATAGATACATTTAACTTCCAATAGCACCTTATGTACTTAATGGGAGGGGACTATGTCATGATTTATAATGTGAAGTATTTATAGTTAGTTGGTCCAGAGTGTAAATATTCTCAGCTATGCTGCAAAATCTGAGCTCCTGGTAGTTTAAAGACTGTCATGAGCTGGATGACTAAGAAACTACTGATGGATTTGACTTGAGTTATTCCACTTTAAGGTCTTTTATCTCTACTTTTTACCTATTATTAACTTATTAACTTTAATGTTGAGAATAGCTGTACagttttttcatttgaaaatttAGATGATTTTTTCAAAGTGCAGAAAACTATGACAATAACTGCACAGAGGCTCACGGGGCTGTTAATGATCTTCAAGTCTTCGGTCTGTGAGAGTTCACAATGTTTAATTTTCCATCTGTttccaggtgaggttgtggTGATTGGGTCAAATCTTCCAATCATTGCTGCTCCGGGTGATGATGTCCTCCTGCCGTGTCACCTGGCGCCCATGTTCGATGTCCAGGGTCTGACAGTGGAGTGGTCCAAACCCGACCTGAAGCCCGACCCGTCGGACCGGCTGAGCCGAGTGGAGTACGTTCACCTGTACAGGGACAGGCAGGAGGTCCCCGACATGAAGATGGCCTCGTACTTCAGGAGGACGGAGCTGTTCATGGACGACATGAAACACGGGAACATTTCACTGAAGATCCTGAACGTGTCGGAGGAAGACAACGGCAGATACAGATGTTTCATCCCCAAGCTGCAGAGCAGAGTGAAAGCTGCTGTTGTTGAACTTGTAGTCGGTGAGAAGATTTGTTGTGGCGATGTTTGTGGTTCCAAACTAAAATTCAAACACTCTGAtacttgttttgtgtgttttttctgtaccGTTACAAAATGTTTGTCTCAATTTTACTAGCAGATTATAACTctactctttatttttttgcatctttTAGATCCAAATGTTGCAAAAACCTCAACAATGGCACCACTACATCCCAGAAACTTCCAAACTCCAGATCCTCAGGACACGACTCCAACAAATGGTGAGAAAACAGTCCAACTCTTCTCTGCATCATCCCTGTTTGgggttttgtgcatttgtggTGACCTTCTTGTCTTTTCTACATCAGCAGGTCGATCCAGGGTCGCTGTGGTCGTCGCTGTGGTCACCTTATTATTAGTTTTGACTCTCGCTGGTTTTGCTGCATATTTCTCTCGCATTTTTCAGAAACTAAAagtaagaaacaaacaaacaaacaaacacaaacatcttGTTCCTTCTTGTGCCGTCAGACTGACTCATTATTCAACTTCTTTCAGCAGAAGCATCAAAAGGACGATgagacacaaaaacaaccacTGCAAGTCTAGAAGTGTAGATGTTCAGTCAGATTGGGGATTCAAACCAGCATCCACAGGGAGACACTCGGGCCCAGCAGCACTGAGATCATCATAAGGTCACTCCTACAAAAGGATGTGAGCCTGATTTGAATGGATCTAAACAGGAAATATTTCTTACAGAAGTCTTCAGTCAGAgttgctgctgtcagactctgGAGGATCTGCTTGGAAACATCAAGCAGTGAAACTGATGGATTTCCTCCTTCAGTACAAAACTGAAGTTCAGCCTGGAGAAGAAACACTCCTCTGCCTCACTGTCAGCGTgtttaatgaatatttatttagtCTTTACCTCACTGGTTAAGGTGAACCTAAATCTTTCAGTGAGACCTCAAAGTGTCCCTGATGGACAAATTAAAGGGTTTAAATCCTCCCTGATCATCACTGTGCTGGACTGACATGAATCATTCTCAAACCTCAGCAGGGCTGGAAGATTTTTCATAGCATTAAAGGAAATTTCCATGAATATGGACGTTTGTGACACAGataatgtggaaaaatgaaaataaaacatcaccTGAACGCTGTGATGGAAACTCTCCTGCACTCCTTTGTTTTACTGACCTCACTGTATGAATGCAAACTTTGTTAGTACAGTTTGtgagctctgactgtttttcTTACTTCACATGTTTGTAGACTTTGTCTACCATCTTTAATGTCTCAGAGAAACTGAAGCTGAACACTTTAAGTAACTGCTGCACtttataaacagaaacaaaagctgATTTATACTCTAGATTTTTAAAGCTACAactaatttattaaatttactgTGAAACTTCCTGCTGGTTGGGACTCGATGTTTAGACTGTAACCTTATAGTCTGACTTGTGACTTTGTGACTTTCACTGCCTTTAAGTCAAAGTGAGTGTTTAGCTCACAGACAGATGAGTGTGTGATGAAACAAGCTTAAGCTTCATCAcgagaataaaaacatttaaatactgaCCTGAAAGAGTTTCTTGGATTCTTTGATTTTCAAGCCTCTTCTTGACATTTTGTTacaatttgtgtgttttcttgttttaacaGCTAATACCTCGTcctattaattaatttaattgttttatataagttatttatttattgttatcatGTGTCGTTTCCTGTTTGCATTTGatgacattttcaaaacagttgAACCAAATGAACTGTTTAAAAacgtgactgttttgtttcatagATATTAAAATGATTCACTGAGTTTACTGTTGTTGTTCCATGTTCTTGAATAACATCAGTATTCTGTGAACATGAtgacaaaatcaaataaatgagcAACAGTTCGTCATCACAGTGTCTGCtgtctgtttcttcttcagctcttcatcacactcactctcatttcactGATTTGTT
Proteins encoded in this window:
- the LOC113018974 gene encoding myelin-oligodendrocyte glycoprotein-like isoform X4, which translates into the protein MSRLSSSSYTFPLWTLILCSAFLIAPVQGEVVVIGSNLPIIAAPGDDVLLPCHLAPMFDVQGLTVEWSKPDLKPDPSDRLSRVEYVHLYRDRQEVPDMKMASYFRRTELFMDDMKHGNISLKILNVSEEDNGRYRCFIPKLQSRVKAAVVELVVDPNVAKTSTMAPLHPRNFQTPDPQDTTPTNAGRSRVAVVVAVVTLLLVLTLAGFAAYFSRIFQKLKQKHQKDDETQKQPLQV
- the LOC113018974 gene encoding myelin-oligodendrocyte glycoprotein-like isoform X2; the protein is MTITAQRLTGLLMIFKSSVCESSQCLIFHLFPGEVVVIGSNLPIIAAPGDDVLLPCHLAPMFDVQGLTVEWSKPDLKPDPSDRLSRVEYVHLYRDRQEVPDMKMASYFRRTELFMDDMKHGNISLKILNVSEEDNGRYRCFIPKLQSRVKAAVVELVVDPNVAKTSTMAPLHPRNFQTPDPQDTTPTNGRSRVAVVVAVVTLLLVLTLAGFAAYFSRIFQKLKQKHQKDDETQKQPLQV
- the LOC113018974 gene encoding myelin-oligodendrocyte glycoprotein-like isoform X1; translated protein: MTITAQRLTGLLMIFKSSVCESSQCLIFHLFPGEVVVIGSNLPIIAAPGDDVLLPCHLAPMFDVQGLTVEWSKPDLKPDPSDRLSRVEYVHLYRDRQEVPDMKMASYFRRTELFMDDMKHGNISLKILNVSEEDNGRYRCFIPKLQSRVKAAVVELVVDPNVAKTSTMAPLHPRNFQTPDPQDTTPTNAGRSRVAVVVAVVTLLLVLTLAGFAAYFSRIFQKLKQKHQKDDETQKQPLQV
- the LOC113018974 gene encoding myelin-oligodendrocyte glycoprotein-like isoform X3, whose translation is MTITAQRLTGLLMIFKSSVCESSQCLIFHLFPGEVVVIGSNLPIIAAPGDDVLLPCHLAPMFDVQGLTVEWSKPDLKPDPSDRLSRVEYVHLYRDRQEVPDMKMASYFRRTELFMDDMKHGNISLKILNVSEEDNGRYRCFIPKLQSRVKAAVVELVVDPNVAKTSTMAPLHPRNFQTPDPQDTTPTNAGRSRVAVVVAVVTLLLVLTLAGFAAYFSRIFQKLKKHQKDDETQKQPLQV